ATGACCATATTAGAAAAACTTGTTATAAATAACACTTTTGTGACCTTAAAGTTTGTGAATTAAACAATATCATAAGTTGTGTTTCTCTTATCTACAACAAATCTCCGTGTATGTATTTGAAAGACTAAACAACAAGGTTAATCAAAATGTCGAttttgtccctgtttttagaaaaattatagaaaaatcatcgtaagtcagaATTAGGATCTGTAAACTTTCAAAGCTTAGGAATTTAGTCTACTTTTTCCATGATTTTTACCCTGACTTTATGCGGATCCTAAGCAGGATGAAAATGTATGTTTTTACAGACTggttcaaaatgttctgaaatgaTAAGCAGTTCTGTAAAAATCattataaattgtagaaaaatcgtatgaacgcgttCGAGTAGTCCTTGAAAATTTTCGATCTGAAATATTTTTATActgtatagttttgaaaaccctaaGGTTTAAGAAGGGCAAAGCAGTCCTTGAATAGAGCATAATTTTTCAGTAAATTACTGAATTTTAAGCTTAGAAATGTTTAGTGATATAACTTGTATTTTCAACTAACTAAGCCTATAAATCATGCAACTAGACATCATTTAGTATGTATTCTCCCATAAAAGTTGTAAAACGTAAAATAGGGGCCGTAGAAAACTCACTTTTGTTGCGTAAAGTTATTCGATTTGAAAACGATTCATGTGGTTTCCGGTTCCACTCAAGCTCGTGATTTGAGTATTCTTTGGGATGTCTTAACACATAAAGACATACATTTACATCTAAGTTAGACTAttatcatgtatttaatcactTAAAACCACTGGACTTTATGATAAAAGGAAAAAGTAAAAATCAAGAATATACCTAGATTTTACTTGGATCTAAAGTATATTGCCAAAAAGTGGTGGAAAAAACAAGCTTTTTGAGAGATGAAATGTAACTTTCTCCCAGGTTTTAAGCGCTTGAAAGTAGCAACATATGGGCTACTATGAATCTCGAAAATGGGCGGCAAAATGAAAGACTTTTGGGTGTTGGTTTGATGCTAAAAAACAGTCACTGTTTTGGCTTTGTTGCTGTCACAACAATTCCTAGCAAAAAGGGTAAGAAAATAGTGGTTTAGCCACTGTCTTGAGTCCTCATTTTAGTGTAGCATAACAACTTACTTCCAGGGGTATTTAGAGGTGAAAATATAAAGCAACAGGAAGTTGAAAAtaggtgaaatggtggctgaaaaaCCAAGGGAAAGCAGCTTCGTTTTGCTCACAGTTGTGATGGGTTTGGAAGGAAGTTTACGTGGTTGAAATATGATGAAGATTGAAAGCTTTTCTATGGAGAGTTTTCTGGAATATTGAATAAGAAAATGAAGAGGAGTGTGTTCGAGATTTATAGGAAGAGAAGAGGGAAGAAGATAGAACTTAGATAACTAACTACTTAGTAGTTAGTTATTAGCTAAATGTTATAGTTTAGGAGGGGGAATGAGTAAATCTTGAAAATTAAAATGAGAAATAAGATTCCAACCAAACGTCAACCTATTCTAATTATGCTCCAATACGCCATTACAAATGTAGTTACCCAGAAATATTTTGGTCATcgaaactgttgggttttgagcattctaacactcctaattaTACATCCAACCCTaagtaccttggatctatgttttctctattatacacgcaatttatgaactttccaaggtgttcatcctaactagcataaaacattgattcatatgaatatatcaagttataattacatacctctttgacgTAGAAtgccttcatgaagcttgagtgcctagtgccccatgtGTGACACCTCAactggttcacacaacaccaatgtaacaccctgtttatttatttaataaataaataaactaatgaacgaatagaagccctaaaataaataattatataccaAATGATGGTCTCGTAGAGCTAATTATCACACTTTAAGAGATTaggggggttaaaagtgtaaaattcgGGCTTAATTTGTAAGTAATAATGAAGGCAGAGACTAAATGCTAACTTTTGGGACTTAAATTAAGGAGATTTTGGAGACTTAGGGGCTGAATGGTAATATATGTATTTCTGTTAAAAAGAATTTGTAGAGGAGGGGCTGCATAGTAATTATCGGGACTTGATTTGTAAGGGTTTTCTGAAGGAGgggttaaaaatgtaaaatatggaTCTATTTCGAATTAAATTGGAGCTGGAGGGACCATTTTGGTCATTATGGAAAAATAGTATGAGGAGTCGGTATATAAGGgttatgaaaccctaaccctaacctcATTTGTTTAGCCGCTAACTTCATCTACACTCCCCTTCACCTTCCTCGGTGTCGCACCACCCATCTCCACCGATTCCGAGCTGCCATGGATCTCGTTCGTTCTCCAGCCACCAAGAACCACCTCAATGCCACACTATCGCCCAGCTGCCGTCCGCTTAGTAATGGAGACGGGAACACCAAAGACCATTGTCGTGGTTGTAAGCTGCCGTGCCCAGATGCGCTTCGTCTCTTCTTCTTCTCATGTTCGCTTTCAACCATGTTGACGGTGTCGCTAGGGCTGTCGAGCGCCGCCACTCCAAACGACTATGGTGAGACGTCGTTGCCACCACTACCTCTGGCCTATGGCGCCACTGTTGCATTGCAACTGCTGCTGTCTCCGCCTTCCCATGTCCCCGCCGCCATCCTACGCCACCAGTTGGTGGTTGGGTCCATCTGCAAGCTCGTATGTGTGTGCTCGGAATGTGTGTGTCGCCGGAATGCAAGAGCACCACCATGGCAGCCAGCCATGGTGGTTCCTGCCGTGTTTACCCCCCTCTGCCACCACCAGCTGCCGAGTGGTGGTGGTCGTGGACGTGTTTTGGTGCCTAGTATGTGTTTCTGCGAGGTGTTGTTGATTCCTTGTAAATTGGTGTTTGGTTTTTGGCCGGAAAAGCGACCACCACCACCATAGGGTAGTGGCTGCCACCATAAGCCGCCATGGGTGCGTGTTGATgtagtttgtgtgtgtgtgtgtgtttattattGGTTAAGGCATTGTAAACTGTAATTAGCTAAAGTATaatgaaagaaattgaaaaccaccaccttagggtggtggctgccgcctcctgccaccaccagccgccgtgtcgggtggcggtgtgctttgcctcgtagtgttgattcgtttggggtgcttggaaccctaatgggcctaaagaAGCtcaaatgggcccaatgaagcttaatggactctaatggacccaataaaaccaTAATGGGCTCAATAATattttagtgggcttaataggcccaataaagccctaattgatctaaaagcccaacaaattaataaatgggctagtatttgggatggaaccctaattagggtttggaaaaccctaatgccatcaaaaccctaattttggggaattAATCGAGACACACGGGACTTATTAATAACTtcgaatattaaataataatcattggcggaaattaatctaagtaatattagacttaatggattaagtccttaatgggttaagtaggaaacttaaccctaatcatctttttatgtgaaaccctaattttacttggatttattgttgggcctttctattgggttattaaatgggctatccaagatcaagcaaatggtctagagtaatttaatgggcctagggtaaggcccatgtaaggggcttgggcccaatttggaaaattgggccatagatgggccatagttgggccttaatgattgtaTAATGTTGgtccttagaataagaccatgtataggcctgggcccaatttggaaaattgggtcatatgttgggctttgatttcctAGTGTACTTTGGGCCtaaggattgggccttgggcttaaataagccaagtatggggtaatgtagtaattatccaagtatgtattatggttatgtgttgggacccaattattaagtgggtgttgttttggtgttgacagttcgggaatctgtcatccaacaactggggttgagtctgcgggacttcagcaagtgtgggattgtgtctatgggacttcaacagtgtgaggtgatttaccttccagtaggggtgggtctacggccacaatgccgacccaccagtaggagttgttgttagatgattgtctttgtgataattgtctatgtttgctactacatgttatgtttatgtgctagacagattatgatatatgtgatatgcttttatgtggtagtggtagggggtgaaatagtccccggttaccggttgaaagataccgaaggggaggccaacacccagatatgctaggcagtatgtgatttatgtgtttatgctatgcttttatgtggtagtggtagggggtgaaatagtccccggttaccggttgaaagataccgaaggggaggccaacacccagatatgctaggcagtatgtgatttatgtgtttatgctatgcttttatgtggtagtggtaggggtgaaatagtccccggttaccggttgaaagataccgaaggggaggccagcacccagatatgctagacagtatgtgatttatgtgtttatgctatgcttttatgtggtagtggtaggggtgaaatagtccccggttaccggttgaaagatatcgaagaggaggccagcacccagatatgctaggcagttatctggttgaaagagaccgaaggggaggccagcacccagatatgctaggcggttatccggttgaaagagaccgaaggggaggccagcacccagatatgctaggcggttatccgtttgaaagagaccgaatgggaggccaacacccagatatgctaggcagttatccggttgaaagagaccgaaggggaggccagcacccagatatgctaggcggttatccggttgaaagagaccgaaggggaggccagcacccagatatgctaggcggttatccggttgaaagagaccgaatgggaggccaacacccagatatgctaggcagttatccggttgaaagagaccgaaggggaggccagcacccagatatgctaggcaattatccagttgaaagagaccgaatgggaggccaacacccagatatgctaggcggttaccggttgaaatataccaaaggggaggccaacacccagatatgctaggcattatGTGTTTAtacggtatgtggtatgatgggggaactcactaagcttcgtgcttacggtttttagttttggtttcaggtacttcgtgtttaaaggaaaggagtcggcttgatcgcaacgcatcacactatggttttccgcacatgagatctttgggattacactctaatattgttttatgatattatgttttgactatttctactttggttttgacatgacatgatattatggatgttatcttatactgttggttttataataacttatttaaaaatgaaaattttggccttaaattttgggatgttacaaacaaatacacttggaataacttgagataacatacacacttcatgaaaatcggctagccctttctttcacacatagtggccaatttttcccaagaatatgatctttatatagtgtcacaattagggtaaaccctaattgccatggctttccatgggttcaaatacaccatggagcatccatggagcatcctatgggttttagcccaacttgataatccatggagtcttagcccactataaaagtatgaatgatttacacaatcaacctatatatttaattagtcttcttttgatcacttaattaattctagattaattcttgatcaatactaattaaataatcttattaatatattagaacttataatatattaccaaactttaagtgttatttctctcattttagtcaatCCATAtgaatgatgccatgcaacccaaatggaccatgtcgggtcgggtcaagtcttaccaattatagttatgaacttagacattaatccaacagaaactACCACAACTACCTCTAcataccaccaccaccaacataTCATGTTACGTTATCATCATTGTGGCCCTGCTTGGAGGTTCTTTTCTCGTCATCATCTATTACCTTATCATGGTAAGATGTTGTAGACGTTTTCGAAAGTCCTCCACCTAAAAGTCTACAACAAAGCAGAAGATTTTTCCGATGAAAATCATGCAGTGTTTCAAGTTGATTATCCCATATGGTACACACCAACGTCCGCCTTCAACCATATGTGATCAATTCGATTACTATAATAAAGTTTAATAGAGGCTACAACTTGATTGATGGAACTATGTGTTCGGTTTGTTTGAGTGAGTTTGAAGATGATGAGATTTTACAATTTTTTCTGAGATATAACCATGCATTTCATATCCCTTATATTGATACCTGGTTAAGATTGCATTTAAATTGCCCTCTTTGTCATGTTGGTTAAGATCACATACAAATGATCCCTTGGGTGTAGGTTTGAGTCCGAATGATAGAAGCTTTTTGCATGGAATTGAATCTAATTGAAATatcaatatatataatttagagaACCATGGTGAATTGGATGGGAATCGAGTCTCGGAGTGAGACGTTTTTGATAATATTGAAGATTCAAAAACAGAGTATGAATCTGTAATGACATCAATAAAGTCAGTTTCCATGGAGTCTTTTGTGGTGGCAGGGACTGCTGTTGATGAAATTGAAATGGACTCCAGTAATTCTAGACAAGTTTTCAAGACGTTACTCAATATTGGAGATTCAAGAACATGCATAGTGATGAATGTGTCTGTTGTATAAGATTTTACAACTAAGAGCATTATTGTTAATTTCAAATGATTTTTTAAGTATAATGATTTAAGATTATGAAAACGaattataaatcaataaaagttataaaaaaaatagatttgggTATATTTGATATTAAAAAAGATTAAGAAATGTAAATACGATATTTAGAGTTTAGGTCgtgcaaatatgatatttagatgtTTAGCAAGGGTATATACGGAATTCTGCTTAAATATATTGATGATATGagaattatttaaaaaaacaatagtataaaaaaaaattataagttgTTATATAAGATAAGGGTGGAATCCCTAACAAATCAGGACCATTTATGCAACTTATAAACAAGCAAACAAAATATGTGGGCCAACATGCCCTAATTGTTGAAATAACCCCGTTTGTACATAAGGTTATCAAAACAGCACCACTTTTGtagtaaaaaataataataaataaataaaattaaaaaaaaaaactctatttTTGCAGAAAACTCCTAATTATCCTTAATTGGAATGGGGTCAAGAATCACAGATAAGACTCGCTCTTTGGCTCGAGCATCGGGAGCTCCATGCCCATCTCCGTATTGGTATACACAATGTGAAATTCGAGCGAGATTAATGGCCATATCAATGAAAGGATCTGTTAACTCTTGAGAACAAGCCACTCGGGCTTTGATCATTTCCCTCCATGCTTGGTCGATTAAAGTTTTTATATATTTACGGGCAACTTTCTCACACGCACCACTCTCTTGCATGTAACATGATATTGCATTTGCAGTTTTCCCTCTAGCTAtctcatcctatatatatatgccaaaagaaatacaaaaattagaaaaaaaaagaaagaaaaaaaagaacaATAAGTTCAAGGTTTATGAATTCGTTGAAAAATAAAACATACCGATGAAGTACCCAAATCATTGCAAAGTCTAAAAACAATTGATGACCATTTCAAAAGATCGTTATATTTCTCCATGTTCTCAACTACATCTTCCTTGAAttcttgatttattaaaaagtaaCCATGAGTAAGTATAACCACTCCCGAGACAGATCGCCATGCATTATCCATATATTCTTGAAGTGTTGGAATGTATTTGTTATCAGTCCACTTTGCTTCCAACAAAAATGATTCAAGTAAATCTCCCCACTGTCAATCCAACAATAAAAAGATGTCAATCTCTTAGTAGTTCGTTAAGGAATTGAAGTTTGAATTCCTTATGGTGATACTAACCACTTTCACTAAGGCTGGTATGATGTCTTGGCCTTGTGCAATCGAGGTGTAAGAACCTATTTCATTAATAGTGTTGTATAGAGTTCGAAAGCATAGTTGTAAATACTCGGGCATATGTTTCACTGCATTAATGTCCCACCTAAAGTTACATGATCACCATTTCCCCATGAAAAATACAAGTTAGCTACATATGGATATTAAACAAGACATGAGATATCAAATTCGCGCTTCAAAGTTGTATACCTCTTGACAGCATCTGTGAACATCACGAGTTCATCAAGAGAACCATAAACATCGTAGATGTCATCAATGACAGTAATTAACGTACAAACTTTTGTAAGCTCTACTCGGCAAGAATTATATTGAGGCTCGAATACCACTCCAACTGACCAAAAGAAGCATTCCACGAGTCGATCCCTAACGAAGCTTAACTTGCTTGCTAGGCCTATATTTTTCCACCACCTGTTTGATATATAGAGAGAAAGGTCAGTCactacatatttatatattatcagTTAATTTGATTGTCGAGAAGTGATAAAAGGCGAGTTATGTATACCTTGATACTTCTTGAAGTTCTTTCTTGAATTCCAATTGAACCATGTTGTAATCAAATGTTGCAAGCTCCAACACATGCATATTTGCATCTTTTCGCTTACTGTATGCACCGATGTACCACCTTGCTTGTAATCTAAGCATCCTACGATAAGAAGGGAGTTCCAATGCATGATTTATGTCTTCACGAGcttcattttcttgacacttaaGTTTCATCAAATGTTTCGTTGCAAATAACTTGGCCTCGTGCAAATCTCTTTCCCACTCAAAAGAAAGATATGACGCTTCATATAGACTTAACAATCCCCTGACATCTGTCTCTAGAGACCGCATGAAGCCACCATGACCATCCTTGAATCTTAAAAGAAAATCTGTGTTCAATTGAAATTGAATGCTAATCATGAGAATTGAAATATATAGAGAATAAGTTAATTTTCATATTAAAGAAAAGCATGATGTTTATTCAGGAAAACATAGAAGCACCTTGAGACACATTATAACCATGTTTCCTAAGAAGCCTGAATCGAAGAGATGCCTCATGAAGACTACCTtctttttcttcatgttcagtgttattttcttttattgatgCTATAATATTAAGTGCTCTCCTTATATCATTTTGAAACCGATAGTCAAGGCCCAACCTTTCGATATCATCTATTTGTTCAAGCAATTGCAAGATACTCAAACCACCAGTTTCGTAATCAAAATTCAATTCCATTCCTTTCTTCTCTAGCTCCTTGATCACCTCCTCTCTGGAGTTCATCTGTGTACATTCATCAAAAGttcataaaatgattaaacatCAGGTTGACATATATTCCCACTATTTTTATTGTCCTAACCTTACGATGAAAATAAAAATGCATAAACGAATTACCGGGAAATTGACATCTAAGGCCTCGATAAAGTTATGAGTCCAAATAGTTGGTTGGTAAACGGGTAAGGGAATATTCTCATATGAACAATTGTTCTTGTCCGCACACTTTATTGAAGGATAAGATCTGCTATTTGGCTTTAAAATAATTTGTGGGTGCTTTTGCTTTGCTTTGTATACTGAAAAGAAAGTTTGGGAGAAAAGTTGAAGAGCCATTCGATGACAAGCGTATTATTTGATAACTCAACCTTAGCTCCCTTGGTCTTTATATAAGATAATTTTCTGGTAGTATAATCTAAGATGCCACGACTAGCCTTACTCCTGGCCAATGGAAAATGTGGCACTAAAGCTTTGTGAATATTCTAAGAAAAATAAACGTGccatttttcataaaacatcaattttGTTCATTTATTTATTGCCTTTGTTTTCATGTATAGTCCCACAGTGTAATGATCGATCAATCACAATCACCATTTGGGTTTTAAACATGTTAATTTTGCTAAAAATGTCAATATTGTGCATTTATATAGTCCATTTGTTTATTGCTTTTTCCTTTCTTAGGAATTATCTTTGAACATttcttcttttatatatatatatatatatatatatatatatatatatatatatatatatatatatatatatatatatatatatatatatatatatatatataaaagtaagaatcattaaagattaaaaactattttagaaccatttttattaatgtttacaaaacttataaaaataacATTTCTGTCTATCGATAGCAAAATAAAAAAGTACCATGATTAATTataaataacacaaaaataaCATTTCTTTCTATCAATAGCAAAATAAAAAAGTACCATGAATAATTataaataacacaaaaataaaacccattttcaatttttattatatcAGATTTTCACACTACAAATTTCATTTGATTATCTTCTCTCTTATCTCATATGTATACCGAAAAAAGAAAATATCTCCCACCAAACATTActaacacaaaaacacacattacCACCGGTTGCAACCAACCACTACTTATGTACTTCCGACTATTTATGTACTTCCGACGCATCCAATCACCGACAAGCCGTCGTCGCCAGATCCACAAGCTCCGGTTGGTTTCAGATCTACAATTTCAACTTTAAATCTACAATTTTCGCTTTTAGATCTATGATTTTCTACTTCGCATTTATAAGCTCCGATAAAATGGTGATAATCCACCACCTTCGTCCATCAAGAGCAGTGATTACCTCTCCTCTGTCATTACCCTACCACCAAAGAAAATACAGATTTGATAAAAGAACCTCCAGATGCACCATCGATCGCCACCAGTCTTAAATTTGGAGTCACAAAGTTGTTTTAGcatcattttctctctctaaaaagcaAAACATCTTAGATCTGGTGCAATTTGGTTAGATCTGATACCACTATCAACTTTGTCTCCGGCATCTCTACCACCACTAATGTCACACCGCAACTTCCTACCTTCGACATAATGTTAGATCTGGTGTATGTGGTCCGATTTTTCTAGGTCTAGTTTATGTGGTGCTATTTTATGTATAAATTTGAAGCTATAACATTGGTACCGATGACAAATGGTGGTTCCACCACCACAGATCTATTCCAGCACCACCGCCTCATTCATTTTTCTCTATTTGATTTTCGGTGAAACATAAGCtgtgaatttaatattttaatctcTTATTTAATGTTTACTTTTGTTAACCATAATTTTTCTGCTATTAAGTTGTGAAtcaatgtttatttttttatttttcttataatatTTGCATCAAATTGTTATGCACAGTTTAGGTTTTATGGTTGTTATAATGTGAATTGAATTTAGAATATGTGTTATTATGTTAGTATTtctcaaaaaatataaaattatttttttaagtaGTGAATTATGATATTgtcatattttaatatttcaacTATTGTTTAGTTATGTTAAAGGTAGTTTTAAGTGTGAATGAataaattaatatgtttttaagtTCTAAATAGTATGAATGAGAGTTGTCCCTAATTTTAGAAAAAATTATGATTATTATATAGTAAAATTAAAATGGACACATGTACAAAATAAAtagaaatgttttaaaagtttgaaatCTTTTTAAACGAATACAAGATATGTATTTGGAGccaaaccaaaaatattttatttgggCTAGTttattaaacgagcccgagctaCTCGTAACTTACTGTGACATCC
The genomic region above belongs to Lactuca sativa cultivar Salinas chromosome 4, Lsat_Salinas_v11, whole genome shotgun sequence and contains:
- the LOC111881302 gene encoding (E)-beta-ocimene synthase, chloroplastic encodes the protein MALQLFSQTFFSVYKAKQKHPQIILKPNSRSYPSIKCADKNNCSYENIPLPVYQPTIWTHNFIEALDVNFPMNSREEVIKELEKKGMELNFDYETGGLSILQLLEQIDDIERLGLDYRFQNDIRRALNIIASIKENNTEHEEKEGSLHEASLRFRLLRKHGYNVSQDFLLRFKDGHGGFMRSLETDVRGLLSLYEASYLSFEWERDLHEAKLFATKHLMKLKCQENEAREDINHALELPSYRRMLRLQARWYIGAYSKRKDANMHVLELATFDYNMVQLEFKKELQEVSRWWKNIGLASKLSFVRDRLVECFFWSVGVVFEPQYNSCRVELTKVCTLITVIDDIYDVYGSLDELVMFTDAVKRWDINAVKHMPEYLQLCFRTLYNTINEIGSYTSIAQGQDIIPALVKVWGDLLESFLLEAKWTDNKYIPTLQEYMDNAWRSVSGVVILTHGYFLINQEFKEDVVENMEKYNDLLKWSSIVFRLCNDLGTSSDEIARGKTANAISCYMQESGACEKVARKYIKTLIDQAWREMIKARVACSQELTDPFIDMAINLARISHCVYQYGDGHGAPDARAKERVLSVILDPIPIKDN